The nucleotide sequence TATTGTACGAGATGCTCACTGGTGTCCATCCGTTTCTGGCAGAGCATCAGCAGGCGACTATCTATCAGGTACTCAATGTCGATCCGCCGGCGATCGCTCTCAATCGTCCGGATGTGCCGGACGGATTGGTGGACGTTATCAGTCGGTGTCTTGTCAAGGATCGATCCGAGCGGTTGCAGTCGGTTGAGGAGCTCGGGAACGAGCTTCGGAAGCTGAAGGAGCCGCGGCCCTTGCCGGAATCGCCTGGGTCGCCTGAACCCGTGTCATGGCTGGACCGGGCCACGGATCGCATGATGAGAATGGCGTGGCCCGGCAAGATGGCAGCCGTTTTGCTATCACTGTTCGTCTTGACCCTCGCTGTCGACAATCTCATTGACTCCTGTACCCTGCCTCCAGCAGAACCGGTTGATCTCGCCGTCTTGCCCTTTGTCAACGTTGGCGCCGACTCGATGCTGGTGAACGGATTGTACCAGGCCATCACGAGCAGTCTGGTGCGACTCGAAGGACGCAGCGGCGGGCTCTCCGTCGTTCCGACAGATGACATCCTCTATCGAGAAGTCAGTAGTCCGCAAGGTGCAGCCGAGAAGTTCGGTGTCGATCTGGTGATCCGTCCGAGCGCGCAGGACGCAACGGACGAGTTACTCGTGCAGCTCGACCTTGTTGAATTCCCTGACGCCCGCGTCGCGGACAGTCGTCTCCTACGAATCCCGTACTCCGACATCGGGAGACTGCAAGAGGAGGTGGTTGTCGGTCTCGCCGGCCTGCTCGGTCTGTACGTCGATCTCGACGTCCTGGACGAACTCAGTGTGGGGAGTACGGCCGTATCGGATGCCTATTTGGAGTACACGCGTGCAAGAGGCTACCTGTTCGAGAGCGAAGACGAGGCGAACGTGGATGCGGCGATCGATCTCCTGAAAGCCGCCGTGAGCGAGGATGACACGTATGCGATTGCACACGCTGCCCTGGGCGAGGCCTATCTGCAGAAGTACAAACTCACGAGAGATGCTCAGTTCATTGATCTGGCCGTTCAGCATGGTACCAGGGCTCGTGATCTGAATAAGGATCTCGCTCCTGCCCGAATCGCACTTGGATTGACGTATCTCGAGCGAGGTGAGATCGACAATGCCGAAAACGAATTCATTCGGGCTCAATCGCTCCTACCCAATTCGGCAGCGGTCCACTACAATCTGGGCAAGATCTATGGCCTCCGAGACCAGGTCATCAAGGCCGAGCAATACTATCAGAAGGCCATTGAGCTGAAGCCGGACTACTGGCAGTACAATAATGGTCTGGGGATCTTCTATCACTATGAAGGCCGGCATGAGGAAGCTGCATCGTGTTTCCGAAGGGTGATCGAGCTTCGCCCGGACAACCCGTGGGGATATAACAATCTCGGCGCCCAGTACAGGGAGCTCGGGCGGTGGGAGGATGCGATGGCGCAGTTCATTTACGCCACGGAGGTCGATACAAATACGACATCTGCGGTGGCGTTCGCGAATGACAACATCGCACGCCTGTACTATTCGCATCGCGACTTCGAGCAGGCGGCTCACTGGTTCGAGCGTGCGATTAGTGTCCAGGAGCTCGATTACGATAGCTGGGATCAACTCGGTAACGCGTATTGGAAGACCGAGCGTGAGGAGGAAGCACTTGACGCGTGGTGGCGGGTAATTGGACTGGCTTCGGATCGCCTCGAGATCAATCCCAATGATCGCAACGCACTGAACTATATCGCGGAGGCGTATGCGAAGCTCGGGCAACCTGATCTCGCCCGATCGGCCATGTACCACCTGCTGTCACTTGAACGAATTCAGCCGTCAGACCTAGTGGTGGCCGCAAAGGTGCATGAGATACTGGCCCGCCGGGATTCCGCGCTCTATTACGTAGAGCAAGCGCTGGACAGGGGAGCGACGCTCGAAGATATCGAGGTGTCAATCTGGCTGGATGATCTGCGGATATCCGACGGGTACAAAAGGCTGACTAACGACCGTAGGAGTTGATGGATCAGGTCTGATGTGCCATTAGCACAACGTTACTTGATCACCGGTCCGAGCAGGGCAGGGGCGGCGTCCACCACGATACACCTCGCCGTAGTTTCAGAGCAACCCGAAAGCCCCAGTGTTGAGGATCGTCGCCTGGCCCGAGAACCTGTTCAGCAAAGACTGACACGTCGACCCGAAACCTCCCCCGAACATCGATTCCGGTGCCGGCCGTCACCGCGACGGATGGGCTCCACTGACTCTTATCTCCCACAACGCCTACACCGACTGCCGCAAACGGAGCGTACTTCTTTGGCCGTGTCTGCCTATGCAGATAGCTCTTACCCCACGCTGACAGTCCGACCCATGTGCTGTCGGTGCCCGGGCGGCGAATATCTCGCACGCTCGATCCAAAGAGCTTGGCATTGACTTGTGCCTCTAGAGAAAAATGCGGGCTGACCGGTAGTTCGATGTCGGTATCCAGGACGGCACCACTGGTTGAGCCAAAGAACTGTCCAATGTGTACGCTCCACCATCGTTGCATCGGCAGTGGAAGCGGCTGCATGGAGTAGTTCACACCCCCAATTCGATGCACTAGGAGAGCTCCGGCATCCAGTTCATCCTGCGACGCATCAATCACGGCCGAGTAGGATCCATCTAGATTGTCGACGAACCGGACCGTGTCGCGCGAACTCGGCCACTTCTCACCCGGCGTC is from Rhodothermales bacterium and encodes:
- a CDS encoding protein kinase yields the protein MKVLDPERVESIFADVVDLPGEERLRALDNACRADQDLKAEILDLIKAHEEAIRFFDDLGPIFPSDSLSEVLDDDQRVDPYGLLGKMVSHFRVEEHLGGGGMGVVYRAHDANLPRDVALKFLPPEMSRDESAVSRFKHEVNAASSLNHPNIAVVHEVGRLDDGQLFVAMAYYDGETLKKKIDRGPLPVARVIDYGIGITAGLAEAHENGIVHRDVKPANVMVTRRGHIRLLDFGVAKVASQSTLTPQGSIVGTPGYMAPEQIRGEGVDARTDVWATGLLLYEMLTGVHPFLAEHQQATIYQVLNVDPPAIALNRPDVPDGLVDVISRCLVKDRSERLQSVEELGNELRKLKEPRPLPESPGSPEPVSWLDRATDRMMRMAWPGKMAAVLLSLFVLTLAVDNLIDSCTLPPAEPVDLAVLPFVNVGADSMLVNGLYQAITSSLVRLEGRSGGLSVVPTDDILYREVSSPQGAAEKFGVDLVIRPSAQDATDELLVQLDLVEFPDARVADSRLLRIPYSDIGRLQEEVVVGLAGLLGLYVDLDVLDELSVGSTAVSDAYLEYTRARGYLFESEDEANVDAAIDLLKAAVSEDDTYAIAHAALGEAYLQKYKLTRDAQFIDLAVQHGTRARDLNKDLAPARIALGLTYLERGEIDNAENEFIRAQSLLPNSAAVHYNLGKIYGLRDQVIKAEQYYQKAIELKPDYWQYNNGLGIFYHYEGRHEEAASCFRRVIELRPDNPWGYNNLGAQYRELGRWEDAMAQFIYATEVDTNTTSAVAFANDNIARLYYSHRDFEQAAHWFERAISVQELDYDSWDQLGNAYWKTEREEEALDAWWRVIGLASDRLEINPNDRNALNYIAEAYAKLGQPDLARSAMYHLLSLERIQPSDLVVAAKVHEILARRDSALYYVEQALDRGATLEDIEVSIWLDDLRISDGYKRLTNDRRS